Proteins encoded by one window of Serratia nevei:
- the rclA gene encoding reactive chlorine resistance oxidoreductase RclA: MYDYQAIIIGFGKAGKTLAAFLAGQGWRVAMVEASAQMYGGTCINIGCIPTKTLVHDAELHGPGEQAFSQAMARKRQVTGLLREKNYQNLAGLEPVTVIDGRAEFIDPHRISVQGAAGTQVLSGERIFINTGAVSRWPAIDGLDRSQRSYDSTGLLQLTQRPARLGIIGGGYIGLEFASMFAQFGSAVTVFEEAGALLGREDRDMAQAIQQILSDAGVSFTFNAGVKQVRDVEGGVEVVHQGGVQSFDALLVAAGRVPNTAGLQLARAGVETDERGAVRVDAQLRSSVPHIWALGDVNGGPQFTYISLDDFRIVRDSLFGAGKRSTADRGAVPYSVFITPSFSRIGLSEDQARQQGRDIKVATLPAAAIPRARVLGDTRGLLKAVVDAQTGQILGVALLCRDAHEMINIVKTAMDAGLPYTRLRDQLFTHPTMSESLNDLFGLIG, from the coding sequence ATGTACGATTATCAGGCGATTATCATCGGTTTTGGCAAGGCCGGCAAAACGCTGGCGGCCTTTCTGGCCGGGCAGGGATGGCGCGTGGCGATGGTGGAGGCGTCGGCGCAGATGTATGGCGGCACCTGCATCAACATCGGCTGCATCCCGACCAAAACGCTGGTGCACGATGCCGAGCTTCACGGGCCGGGCGAACAGGCGTTCAGCCAGGCGATGGCGCGCAAGCGGCAGGTGACCGGTCTGCTGCGGGAGAAAAACTACCAAAACCTGGCGGGGCTTGAACCGGTCACGGTGATCGACGGACGGGCGGAGTTTATCGATCCGCACCGCATCAGCGTGCAGGGTGCGGCGGGAACGCAGGTGCTGAGCGGCGAGCGCATCTTCATCAACACCGGGGCCGTCAGCCGCTGGCCGGCGATCGACGGGTTGGATCGTTCGCAGCGGAGTTACGACAGCACCGGCCTGCTGCAGTTGACGCAGCGGCCCGCGCGGTTGGGCATTATCGGCGGCGGTTATATCGGGCTGGAGTTCGCTTCGATGTTCGCGCAGTTCGGCAGCGCCGTAACGGTATTCGAAGAGGCGGGCGCGTTGCTCGGCCGGGAAGACCGCGATATGGCGCAGGCGATACAGCAAATCCTGAGCGACGCCGGGGTGAGCTTCACGTTTAACGCCGGCGTGAAGCAGGTGCGCGATGTGGAAGGGGGCGTTGAGGTGGTGCATCAGGGCGGCGTGCAGTCGTTCGATGCGCTGCTGGTGGCGGCCGGGCGCGTGCCGAACACCGCCGGTTTGCAGCTGGCGCGCGCCGGCGTTGAGACGGATGAGCGTGGGGCCGTGCGGGTGGATGCGCAGCTGCGCAGCAGCGTGCCGCATATCTGGGCGCTGGGGGACGTCAACGGCGGGCCGCAGTTTACCTATATCTCGCTGGACGATTTCCGCATTGTGCGCGACAGCCTGTTCGGCGCGGGTAAACGCAGCACGGCCGATCGCGGCGCAGTGCCTTACTCGGTGTTCATCACACCCAGCTTCTCGCGCATCGGCCTCAGCGAAGATCAGGCCCGGCAGCAGGGGCGCGACATTAAGGTCGCCACGCTGCCGGCGGCGGCGATCCCGCGCGCCCGCGTGTTGGGCGACACGCGCGGCCTGCTGAAGGCGGTGGTCGATGCGCAGACCGGCCAGATCCTCGGCGTGGCGCTGCTGTGCCGCGATGCCCACGAGATGATCAACATCGTCAAAACGGCGATGGACGCCGGGCTGCCCTATACCCGGCTGCGCGATCAGCTGTTTACCCATCCGACCATGAGCGAGTCGCTCAACGATCTGTTTGGGTTGATAGGGTAA
- a CDS encoding DUF302 domain-containing protein translates to MGQETRTVESAYAYQETRQRIISTAEQKGVTLFAEFDHARAAREHHLTMPPTTVLVLGNPLAGTPLMLARPALALDLPFRVLIAQDERGKTQVSYHPAESLKRSAGADERQIAALRPLERLVEAAIR, encoded by the coding sequence ATGGGGCAAGAAACCCGAACGGTAGAGAGCGCCTACGCTTATCAGGAAACGCGTCAGCGCATTATCAGCACGGCCGAGCAGAAGGGCGTGACGCTGTTTGCCGAGTTCGATCACGCGAGAGCGGCGCGTGAGCATCATCTGACGATGCCGCCCACCACGGTGCTGGTGCTGGGCAACCCGCTGGCGGGCACGCCGCTGATGCTGGCGCGGCCGGCGTTGGCGCTGGATCTGCCGTTCAGGGTGCTGATTGCGCAAGACGAGCGGGGCAAAACGCAGGTCAGCTACCACCCGGCGGAAAGTCTGAAACGGAGCGCCGGGGCCGACGAACGACAGATCGCGGCGCTGAGGCCGCTGGAGCGGTTAGTTGAGGCCGCAATACGCTGA